A portion of the Magnolia sinica isolate HGM2019 chromosome 17, MsV1, whole genome shotgun sequence genome contains these proteins:
- the LOC131230596 gene encoding uncharacterized protein LOC131230596, with protein sequence MAPTCSDILPPKEEQHHEPNPIDQDCNRLRLITFRQLKALALVTVFSATGMVAIEDYAFVIFSIFYVYFLSKVAFPILTPQLEPPVFNKSRLLGLYIAISALISLFFPIVYIFQGIYKRDKEGIKAAVPFGFLLAAQIFMEGLTFSRRFSSRHSCLSSTTRSGSLLSSNG encoded by the coding sequence ATGGCCCCCACCTGCAGCGACATCCTTCCTCCAAAGGAAGAACAACACCACGAGCCGAATCCAATCGATCAAGACTGCAACCGCCTTCGCCTCATCACGTTCCGCCAGCTCAAAGCCCTCGCTCTTGTCACAGTCTTCTCCGCCACTGGCATGGTTGCCATCGAAGACTACGCCTTCGTAATCTTCTCCATCTTCTACGTATACTTCCTCTCAAAAGTCGCATTCCCCATCCTCACCCCACAACTCGAACCTCCCGTCTTCAACAAGAGCCGTCTCCTAGGCCTCTACATCGCTATCTCAGCCCTGATCAGCCTCTTCTTCCCGATCGTCTACATCTTCCAAGGTATCTACAAACGAGATAAGGAAGGAATCAAAGCGGCCGTCCCGTTCGGCTTCCTCCTCGCTGCCCAAATCTTCATGGAAGGCCTGACGTTCTCCCGTCGCTTCTCGTCCAGGCATTCGTGCCTGTCTTCTACAACACGAAGCGGCTCTTTACTATCATCGAATGGTTGA